The DNA window GTCCAGCCGCCTGGCTTCGATACCCTCGACCTCGGCAGTAGCCAGCATGGCCGGACATCTTGCTGTCGCGTGGTGGCGGCCGAGGGTGATTGCGAGGTCGGAATGGCCGGCGGAACGGAGACGATCGGCCAGTTGCTTGCACCCCGTGGAGGTCAACGTGTTTGGGCCGTCATGCCACCGTCGACCGGGATCACCGCGCCATTGATGAAGGAGGCATCGACGGCGGTCAGGGTCCCGATGATGTAGGCGATTTCCTCCGGGCGGCCGTAGCGGCCCGCGGGTATTCGGCGGCGGGCGAAGGCCGGTCGGTCAGCCTCACGGTGCGACACCTCCG is part of the Nocardia sp. NBC_00565 genome and encodes:
- a CDS encoding SDR family oxidoreductase produces the protein MSHREADRPAFARRRIPAGRYGRPEEIAYIIGTLTAVDASFINGAVIPVDGGMTAQTR